Part of the Henckelia pumila isolate YLH828 chromosome 2, ASM3356847v2, whole genome shotgun sequence genome is shown below.
ATAAGGATAAGGTAGTGATCTTCAATGGAATAAGTCTTTCCAACTAAACCATTATTATTCATCCATTAAAAAATTCTTTTGCGTAGAATAGATACCCTAGttgacaaataaaataagaTAACTAATGGACATCCataaaaaattttgtaaaaaagtTAATAAGGAGCCCATAAAAGAACCATCGAGCATAATAAAAACCCTAAAGTTAATTACTATCTATTTCATTATCGGAAACTTTCACACAACATTTTTTCGCCATCTTTATCAATGTGGGCCTCATTCATTATATAATGTCCTAAAGATTCTTGCTCCATTATTTTGTTTGCGAAAGTGATTCTTTGTCGAAGAGTTTTGGATAAACATTATTGTTGGGTAGTCAATTATGAAGATCAAAGAAATATCATGAATTATTATATGAAATAATATCTCTATTGGTTGAAGGTCTTTTGGATGGTTTCAAAAGTAAAACCATGAGAGTTTGTGCTCAAAATGGATAATATCATATCAATGTGAGATATTGGTTTTCGTTgttccaacaagtggtatcagagcaatggTCTGATCGAGCCAAGTGAGAGGAATCTTCGGAGACTTGAACGAAGGAGGTGCGGCTCTCGGTAAAATCTGTGACAAGCTCTCGAGACGGTGATGCTCACGGCATGTTGTCATGGACTTAGTCCTTCTAAGATCACGTGCGAGCTTTTCTCCTTGACTTAACCTCTCGCGAGTACTAGCAAAACAGCCTTCGTTGCGCAAGTGTGTGTAAGTGTCTGAGTAAGAACACAAAATAACTTGGAGAATGCTTTATATTGCTTTCCAACTTGGCCTTTTACAAATAAGCCCTTTGTTGCGCAAGTGTGTGTAAGTGGTTGAGTAACGCCCTCGCGAGTACTAGCAAATCGTTGCGCATGTGTGTGTAAGTGTTTGAGTAAAAACACAAGATAACTTGAAAAATGTTTTATATTGCTTTCCAACTTGGCCCTTTACAAACCAGGGCTTCACCCTTTTTATAGTAATGGTTTCTACAATAAATGACTAAGATTGTTTTGATCATACGGTGGAGATTAACTCTCCAGAAGCTTTTGCATCTATGAGATTCTAGATTGTTCTTTCTATAAGCTTCTATACTCTCATACATTCTAGAGAGTTCTACGCAACTCTATAACATGAATAATATAGAGACTTCTAGAATTTATGCAACCTCTACCATGCACCATGCTTCAGAGTCTTCTGGAATGCGCACGATGGTGCTGGTGCATGACAGTGCGCTCCAACACATTGAAGTGAAGTGGTCTCGATTGGAGGACGGATTGGGAGGCCAGGCCCGGATCATGTGAATAATGGTGGGACTTCGTTTGAGGGGATAATTGTTGGGCAGTTAACCAAAGTCCCATATTGAAAGATCAAAAAAAGATTATGTGTTACAGTGTTAATATATGGAATAATATCTCTATTGGTAGAAGACTTATTGGGTGGTTTCGAAATCAAAATCATAAAGACTTGTGCCCAAAGTGGATAATATCATATCAACCTAACATATCAAATTCTGTTGGTCCAACAATTACAATAGCTTGCATTTATTTAAAGTTAATCAATACTTGTCTCAactaaaaattcaatttacttctgtttattaaaatttattttgacagcttagcTTGCGCCAGAAGATatggatttgaatttgaaatcaTTCGGGATAActcgaaaaataaataaatgggaTATGAAATTCATAATTaaatgaatttaattaaaaaaaaattgcatggcatatattattataaatttgtAATAATTGTACTTCAAATCCATCCATCCAAATCAAACTTTAACGTACGTCCATGAAAAATGTTTAAATGAGCTCCATTTTCGTATGTTGAAAttgaagcatgaaaatgtactAAATTATCTTTTAGGATTTCAAatcctttatttaattttgaactAAATCCTTAATGTGAATTTGAGGTCTTTAAGCTGTCGAACCGATCTTTATAAGTTAAAAGTAATGAATAAGTAGTATCTTATGaaacaatattatttatttatattcatAAGATATGTCAATCTGatctaataaaaaataatatttttaatataaaaataatattttttaaaaaaattggatgAGAATCATGACTTTTATGTCGTTTTGAAGAAACCTTTCTAAAAAGCTAATATTAATCTAATATAAGAATTTCATATTCCAACGTTGATTAAATCAAGATTCTCCCATTTGAACCATCCTTTATCTTCACATTTATATgtactttgtttgtatgtggATTCCAACAATAAAGTCAAGAGATTTTTAAAAACCTTTTGATTCCAAAAATTTGCCTTGGCtacaaaaaaacaaacaacATTGATTATCCTTATCTCTTCAAAAGATTACAAATTGACCGATTCCAACTAATTGATTTTTATCACAATAATTAATTGAAATAATAATGTTACTATACTATACTAGTATCCTAGGGAGATTCTAACTTATCTTTGTCTTGCATAACCTTCtttccatataataaatattaaatactaTCATCCTATTTTGCTGAACAATTCAACACATTCAGATTGCATTTTAATGGATAAGattcttgaatatttttttattttttatttcaaaaagcATCCCCATAAATTTTGGCAAttgataataaatattaattcagAAAAACTccgaaaaaaaataagaaagaaaaaTGTCACAGGATTCAAAACTGCACTAAAAGGAGAGATTCAGCTCATATGCATCGATAGCTGGAATTGGTTAAAAGTTGTTCACTCTTAAAGAAAACAAAGCCGGAAAATAAATCTAAGCCTGCAAAAATTTCATTACTCTGCCTCAACAATAATGATAGTTAAATgtttatatattgtatattttatttttcatatatgATCAACGCCGCCTCTTCCATATGCACCTCTGTACCCGGAAAACTTAAGGTGAAAAAATTAACGACCATCTCTTTCTCTCCTTCATAATGTAATTTGATTCTTCCAACTCTGAGACTCGAACTTTTCATCGTCTTCGTCATCTTCGTCGTCCATGCTGTGGCCTCCTGTTACCTTCATATGGGCCTGAGGGGATCCAGATTGGGAATTTCCCAGCCTTGAGGATTCACTATACTGTTCTTTGGACATCCACATACCTTCAAGAACGGCAGGATCGGTGGAGGGGTGGCTTGTAGAAACTTTACGAGTGTGAAGCCGATATTTCTGAATCAACACAGAATCCAGCAATGTTAGAATTGACATTTCTTTACACAAAAAAGTGGAGCTATGTAAAGAAGGAAAAGGAAGGAAGATCAAACGCACTTGCAAATGACTCTTCACTTCATCATTAGATAGACCATCAACTTGCATAAGCTCTCTAATTTGTTTAGGAGTCGCAGCTGCATTGCACAAGGCAAGATAGGATTAGATGAGCTTCCAAAAATAAACCACTacatgattttcattttcattcaaGAAAAGCATCCTTCATCGCTATATCATTTGACACTCTACAGTTTGCTGTTGCGGATCATAACATAGCTGGAGCAGAAAAACTCATCCAAGACTAACCAAAACAAACAGGTTTTTTAATCATAAatttgatcaaaatcaaacaagACAAACACAAATTCTTGGAATTTTACCAAGAATCCATGCCTAAGACAGACAATAGTGTTTATAGTAAATATTAGagcaaaagaaagaaaatgacTTCGCCAAAGGAAATAACTGATCGTGATAGCATAGAAATGTAACAAATAACCATTAATTCACAACCTTGGGCACCTCCAAGCTGCTGCAGGGCATCGATAAACCGGCGATGCAACTCAGGTGACCAGCATCTCCTTTGCTTCCTAGTCATCTGCTGATGCTTCTGTCGAGCCCGTAAATTCGATTGATAGTCAGTGGCAGAAGAGGACCCTGATTTGCTACAACTCGATTTAGAGCTAAAACCAACAGAATCAATGTCCTCGCCTGGATTCTTGATCCTAACAACACGAGGCGTAAGCCCATTGAGTTCATCACGGTCTTCCTTCACCATCATTGCCATGGGAAAGTTATTCCGCCCCTTAAACGGGACAAATGCCGTACCTATGGCCATGTTCATACCACTCCTAGGTATACTGTTCATCATCGGTGGATTCATTTCCTCTTCAACACCCTAATGACCAAGAGAATAAAACACCAAGAAACCTTTTTACGCCATGTCCCAGTAAAAACAGGATTCACAAATTCCGCTGTACCTTGATTTTGTCGAGATTTAAGGTTTGATTATCGTTGCCGGAACCAGAATTTGGATGATGATTCTGATCGATTGGGTTGCATAACTGCACGGAGCTCATCCAGTTCATTTTATCAATGCCGTTAACGTCATTTTCTTTACCGATCtcatttttctcttctttttcatCATTGCTTCTCTTCAATGGAATGAATTCTTTCAACACTGGTGTCGCCTTAGGTATCTTATACTGCTCTAACTCTTCCTTCATTATCACCATCGCTGCAATAGCAATCGCAAAACCCAGATATCAAAAAATCAATCTTacgacataatttttttttttaaaaaaaaaaaagtggaacAAAGATCACAAATGAACATCGCAACAATCCCATTAATCGAGAATCCAAAAGCaacagaaaaaaataaataaacaaattagCTAAAACCCACACGTGAAAGagagatttttctaaaaaaaaattacaaggaTAAAGCCCGTTTACCATTACGTTCGTCTCCGAGATCAACAGCTCGATAAAATGTCTACTCTAATAGTTCAAGAATCCTACATATAATCGAAGAAACAACTCACCATCATTGACGATGCGCGTGCAAAGAGGCAGTTCCCTTTTAAAAACCTCAATCTTCTTAATCTCGACTTGAAGCCCATAAACGTAATCACCAATCTTGGCCATCCTCTCAGATTTATCATGAATCCTCGAAACCTGCGTGAGAAACCCCCCGATCGACGGTGCCGATAAAACCCTGCGATCCAAGCTCAGCTCCGATGCCATCAATGAACCCATTTTCTCTTCCTTCCAGatcaatgatttgattgttcTCTGTACAACATCCTACGACcccgaaatatatatatagtgcaAAATGCTGAGGATGAATATACGTGGATGTATAATACATACGTATCGTACAGTTTAGAGAGAGAAACGCGAAAGATTCTGTTAAACGACGTCGAGTTTTGACAggaataattataatatatatatgcggCGTTTCAACGCCAACTAGTCAGTCTTTACACAACAAATGTTTACTTTAGCCCACCTCACTTTTAGGAAATTCTACATTTACCCTTTACCAAATTGCACTTTGAGTCCTTTCCCTTTATTTTTACCCGTTCATTGTCCGCTACATTCGGACAATGCTCGAAAGATAGATATGACTCTATTTCAATTGCATTTCACGTGCAAATGAAATTGGGTAATTGATACTAGCACGTGACCAATGTCGATATGCTAACATTGAATTTTGCGTTTTCACaaataattttatgaaaaaaagtTCATTCGAATTGGAATAGGAACTAGTTAGCATTAGCTCAAAAACCATATGAGCAAGAAAGTGTGAGTTTAAAAACTTGGATGGACAAAATGTATAAATACCCGGAAATTGGACGACACAAAGTGAAATTTTGTCCGAAATTTTGTCCAGTCGGTACTTTTTTCAACTCtttctttactttttttttttcgggtaaCTAATTGGTGAAATTAGACTTGTCGCCCAAGTTGGTTCTTGTTTGGGTATTTTTGTTTTAAGATATATAATATCTTGTTGCCTTTCCTGAGTTTCCTCTCGAGATTGTCGAGAATTTATTCTTGGATATTTTTTTACGTattttttggatattgtttctAAGAGTAAATAAAATTGGGAAATAAGTTTATGATTGGTAATTTGGTAGCTGGAAAataaaaggaaagaaaaaaataataataacaattttcAAATCATGAAAATTATTTAGGATGTGAAATAGTAGTTTTGATAAAATCAGTGGCACAGTCAATTCAAATAAAAGACTTAGATCTTTCTTTCCAGTTTTCACTATATCATATATTACCAAatgattaaaagcaataaaatacCGGAAAAAATAAGTtaacattttattatttaaactaCGAATTTGATATCTATATATACAAGCTAagttttaagaaaaataattttcatagggccaagttatttttttttttttaactttttccAAATTATTCAAAAACACCCACAcgcacacatacacacacaaagGTCCTAATGGTCTTAATATTCTTAGTTGTTCAAACAAATTTATGAAATTTGTACTCCTCAAAATCCCTACAAAACCGAAGATGAGTAACTGTGTTCATTTTCAAAAGTCAATCAAATAATATTCTATCCCACTTTTTACGGATGTATTTTTGTCATAATTATAGTATTCTAGATTCTTCCcataatcccaatcaaattgtCTTACCCTTCATAAAATTTAtaacatgataaaaaaatatatataaattaatgcTTTAGGCAGCgtgtttattttaaattaaaagatggTATATTGTAATGTAATGATCCGATATTTTCGATACGCAAAGACTTTTGATCTTTGGCAAAAGAAGTTGTCCAGAGGTTTGATGGTTTCCGGAACCTTGTAAGTGTAACGATCTCTTGAAGGCAAGaggaaaaaaaatgatgaaaaaaaaaagaaaaaaaaaaaagagatcgAAGGGGACTCGAAAATTCTAGATTCGTGTGAAAGGACCTATAGTATTTTGGATTAAACTTGAACATTTTAAGTTTATGTGGAACGAACTAATTATGAAAAATGTTGGGTCTAGAGATTTTTGGACAATTTACGGAGAATCTGAGACGAAAAAACTTAAACGAAGATCTAAACTATTCTACAGTAATCTTATATATTGTAAATATATAAAGAAATCTTGGATAGTATGATACTCTCGTTTAGAACGTAGAGTCACATGAAAGGTTCTAGACACTAAAATGATCTAAATAGGATGTGACTTATATATAAAGTTGTAACATCTCAGCTGTAAAGAACTCCACActtcattttcattttatttggtTTACCCGTAATTTAGATATTACTTTTTAGAATAGGTATTTTGTGAGATAATCTCACGAATAATCCTCAtgtttacaataaaaataataatacttttggaaaaaaaatagtACTTTTGATCGGtaactaaaatataatattcatttcacaaaattttcgatgTTCGTCGATTGAGATCAATGATCTCACATGAATGTTGTGTATTTTTATGACAATTGTTACTTTTTAACCACTAGATACACTAGGAAgttttaagaaaaaataaattttcattaaaaaaatcgcCAAATTCTACGTTTAATTCTACTCATATAAATTATAATCAAAATCAAATAGTAATAATCTCATAAAATTAActgtttcaaaaaataaaaaaatttacaacatAATATAAACCAATGGCTTAGGCCACATgttgtttaaaaattaaataatatatttcaaCTTTATAAACTATGATAACTTTGTACCTCATAAAAATATAGCTTTCATCAGCAAAATGGAACTTCATTCACCATTAAATCCtcacaagaaaaaaaacaaaataaataatacagaaTCTTTTCAGGACATAGCCTC
Proteins encoded:
- the LOC140883327 gene encoding transcription factor HHO2 → MGSLMASELSLDRRVLSAPSIGGFLTQVSRIHDKSERMAKIGDYVYGLQVEIKKIEVFKRELPLCTRIVNDAMVIMKEELEQYKIPKATPVLKEFIPLKRSNDEKEEKNEIGKENDVNGIDKMNWMSSVQLCNPIDQNHHPNSGSGNDNQTLNLDKIKGVEEEMNPPMMNSIPRSGMNMAIGTAFVPFKGRNNFPMAMMVKEDRDELNGLTPRVVRIKNPGEDIDSVGFSSKSSCSKSGSSSATDYQSNLRARQKHQQMTRKQRRCWSPELHRRFIDALQQLGGAQAATPKQIRELMQVDGLSNDEVKSHLQKYRLHTRKVSTSHPSTDPAVLEGMWMSKEQYSESSRLGNSQSGSPQAHMKVTGGHSMDDEDDEDDEKFESQSWKNQITL